Genomic window (Ananas comosus cultivar F153 linkage group 1, ASM154086v1, whole genome shotgun sequence):
agattagtcCCAAACAAACTATCAACTTCTTTCAAAAGAACTCTCAACTAATCAATGGGATTTGTATATAGAACAAAGAAAACATGTCCATGATGGAGAGAGAGTAAGCTGAGAAAATGAGTTTATTTTTCATATCTTACAATTGTGTTGTATGTTACGATGATGTTTCATTTGTCTTTCGTACGTAACTCACATATATGTAGTTAATTAACAAGTTGGTAATTAGTAAGCTTAATTGAGTTGAAATCTGAGTGGAGAGTAATTATAAGAAATCTGAAGATCTTCAAAACACGAGAGCAATGCGAGGAACACCTCCACCTCATCTCATCTTAACAAAAAGATTATAAATATTAGCACACATTAAGAAGCTTACAGTGAACAACTTCTCCAGCTCAGAATACAAGTGCTTTTGGAGAGCACATCACAAGAACCACAGCAGAGTCCATAATTTTAAGCTGCATACGCATAGTTTAGGATCAGATTTCACCACCAACCCCACCTGTTCCAACCCAAAAGCACTTATCCAAAAAGCTCTAAGCCACATTAATATGTTCCAAAGTTTCCTAAGACACAAACATGGAAGCAGAAGAGTCCCTACTTAGCCTACAAACTACCTACAAAGTTATGTCAAACTCTAGATACTCTCCATTCAAACACATGCACTCTTAACTCCCTTCTTCTTCAGAGCCTTTCAGGTACATTGGCTCGCCTCCCTCCCCGCCTTGCCCGCCCGAACCGGCCCCCCCGTCCTGCTTTCCGGCGCCGGCGCCACGGCCGAGGTCAGAAAATACTCCGGTGTTCAGCATACCGCTGTTGGTTGTGTTAGTACCTCCCATGCTACCTTCACCGTGGAGTAGATTGAATCCACTAGTCACATTGGAGCCCATGCCATGCTGAATAGGCGACAGCGCCGGTTGGGCGTACAGCATCGAGGATCGTGCGGCCATCAGCGACTGCGGCGGGCTCATCAGCTGCGCTGGCTGAGCTGGCATGTAACGTAGGCCTGACTGCATGGCAAGATTGGAGGGGTACTGCTGAAAAAATAGTCGAACAAAAAAAGAAGCAGGTTAGACGGCAGAGaaaatttccttttcttttctttagatTACATAACATGAGGTTGATCGAGAACAGATCTAAATGAAGTTACCGAATTATATGAGTTGAGTTTATTACACTTTTATAGGTACTGAATGAAAAACGAAAAGAAACATTTAAGATGATTTGAGGGGATTTTACCTGAGCCATGGCTGATGCTTGAGGAGGTTGGCTGTCAGCAATGGCGGCGAGATACATGAGGTTGTGTTGAAGCTTAGCTTGATTTCTGCAAAGGAATTTTTATGTAGTTACAATATTTTCTTTGAAGAATTCATGAAAATTATGCTGTTTTTGTGCAACTTCAATTCTGCATATTGTTAATGTTAATTTCACTAAATTG
Coding sequences:
- the LOC109707708 gene encoding GRF1-interacting factor 1-like isoform X2 gives rise to the protein MQQHLMQMNQNMMGGYASPTTVTTDLIQQYLDENKQLILAILDNQNTGKVEECARNQAKLQHNLMYLAAIADSQPPQASAMAQYPSNLAMQSGLRYMPAQPAQLMSPPQSLMAARSSMLYAQPALSPIQHGMGSNVTSGFNLLHGEGSMGGTNTTNSGMLNTGVFSDLGRGAGAGKQDGGAGSGGQGGEGGEPMYLKGSEEEGS
- the LOC109707708 gene encoding GRF1-interacting factor 1-like isoform X1, producing the protein MQQHLMQMNQNMMGGYASPTTVTTDLIQQYLDENKQLILAILDNQNTGKVEECARNQAKLQHNLMYLAAIADSQPPQASAMAQQYPSNLAMQSGLRYMPAQPAQLMSPPQSLMAARSSMLYAQPALSPIQHGMGSNVTSGFNLLHGEGSMGGTNTTNSGMLNTGVFSDLGRGAGAGKQDGGAGSGGQGGEGGEPMYLKGSEEEGS